From one Physeter macrocephalus isolate SW-GA chromosome 18, ASM283717v5, whole genome shotgun sequence genomic stretch:
- the CCR1 gene encoding C-C chemokine receptor type 1, whose translation MGEARMETSTAPKDYGMTTEYDYGDTTPCRKVQERAFGAQLLPPLYSVVFVIGLVGNILVVLVLMQYKRLKSMTSIYLLNLAMSDLIFLFTLPFWIDYTLKDDWIFGDHMCKLLSGLYFLGLYSEIFFIILLTIDRYLAIVHAVFALRARTVTFGIITSIVTWVLAILASVPGLYFSKTQWEFTHYTCSLHFPPESLRKWKQFQALKLNILGLVLPLLVMVVSYSGIIKVLLRQPNEKKSKAVRLIFVIMIIFFLFWTPYNLTVFVSAFQDSLFTRECEQSRQLDMAIQVTQVIAYTHCCINPVIYVFVGERFRKYLRQLFHQLVAVRLAKCLPFLSTERLERVSSMSPSTREHELSAGF comes from the coding sequence ATGGGAGAAGCCAGGATGGAAACTTCCACCGCCCCAAAGGACTATGGCATGACCACAGAATACGACTATGGGGACACAACCCCGTGCCGGAAGGTACAGGAGAGGGCCTTTggggcccagctgctgcccccCTTGTACTCAGTGGTATTTGTCATTGGCCTGGTAGGCAACATCCTAGTGGTCCTGGTCCTCATGCAATACAAGAGGCTCAAAAGCATGACCAGCATCTACCTCCTCAACCTGGCCATGTCTGACCTGATCTTCCTCTTCACGCTGCCCTTCTGGATTGACTACACGCTGAAGGATGACTGGATTTTTGGTGATCACATGTGCAAGTTGCTCTCTGGGCTCTATTTCTTGGGCTTGTACAGCGAGATCTTCTTCATCATCCTGCTGACCATCGACAGGTACCTGGCCATTGTCCATGCTGTGTTTGCCCTGCGGGCTCGGACCGTCACCTTTGGTATCATCACCAGCATTGTCACCTGGGTCCTGGCCATCTTGGCTTCTGTCCCGGGCTTGTACTTTTCCAAGACCCAGTGGGAATTCACTCACTACACCTGCAGTCTTCATTTTCCTCCTGAAAGCCTAAGGAAGTGGAAGCAGTTCCAGGCTCTGAAACTGAACATCTTAGGGCTGGTGTTGCCTCTGTTGGTCATGGTCGTCTCCTACTCGGGGATTATAAAGGTTCTGCTCAGACAACCAAATGAGAAGAAGTCCAAAGCTGTGCGTCTGATTTTTGTCATCATgatcatcttctttctcttttggacTCCGTACAATCTgactgtgtttgtttctgctttccaAGACTCCCTGTTCACCCGTGAGTGTGAGCAGAGCAGACAGCTGGACATGGCCATACAAGTGACGCAGGTGATCGCCTACACACACTGTTGCATCAACCCCGTGATCTACGTCTTTGTCGGTGAAAGGTTCCGCAAGTATCTGCGGCAGTTGTTCCATCAGCTGGTGGCTGTTCGCCTGGCTAAatgtctccccttcctctccacgGAGAGGCTGGAGAGGGTCAGCTCCATGTCCCCCTCCACCAGGGAGCATGAACTCTCTGCTGGGTTCTGA